The genomic stretch AAAATATTAAGTCTTAAATCAAAAAGACTAACATCAAATAAATTATAAATAACATAACCACAAAAAATTACGAGATAACTAAATAAAATTATGGTTTTATTTTTTTCTGATTTAAACTTAGTTAATATGATTATTCCTCTCCATAAAATTTTACTAATAATAAACATCATCACCACTAAAGTAATTAATCCCGTTTCGGCACCAATCATCAAAAAAAAGTTATGAGGATGTCCTAAATAAGTGGCGGTTTTTTCCTCATATAAAATACTGAAATTTCTTAATCCCCATCCAAAAAAAGGCTTATTTTTGATTAAATCAAGACAAAAATCCCATTGAGTAGATCTTAACGTAGATAAAGGTCGATCGGGATACATTTGATCAGATAATCTTGCCCATACAAAACTTGGTATAATTTTTCTTAATAAAGATTGTCCGGGTAAATCACCAAAAGATGCCCAACTTATGAAAATTGTACCCATAGTTAATAACTGTAAAATGAAGTGCCATTGAAGATAAATAGCAAAAGCTAAAAAACCTAAAAATGTAATCATCCAACCATTACGAGAACTGGTTAAAATTAAAGATATACTGTTAAAAAATAACGTAAAAATTAAGAAAAAATTTATCTGATCAAATTTATTTTTTTTCCATCTATCAATTAATAATCCTAAGGTAAAAAATAAAGCTGTGGTTAAATATAAACTCAAAGGATTTGCATGAGGAAAAACAGACGACATACGCCCTTCTGGTGTACCATAAGCAATTAATCTCCATCCCAAAGTTTTATAGATGAAATCATAAGTTTGCCAACCGAATTTAACTTCTCCAATACCCAAAAAACAAATAATAATTGAATTGAAAATAATTGGGAAGATAATATAGTAAAGATGGAAATAATTAGTAATTAAAGTTCTTAAACTTAAAAATAAGAAAAAGAAAGGAATAAGATGAGCAATTCCTAACCATGCTTCTCCTTTATTATAAGCAAAAACACAGGAAACTATGATTAATCCTGATAATAAAATAAAGTAATTAGTAAGAGAATCTTTTACGATCATTTTATAATTATTATTCCATAACTTACAAATAAGAAAGAATAGAATTGATATAGAAAAAAAAGTTTGAAAAGGTAAAATAAATAAACTAATAGATAATAACTTTAGAGAAAAATCTTCAGATTTATAATAAGATTTTAAAAACATTAATTTGAGGTAATACTATTTACTAATATAATATTTTTTTATGGTTTTATGACAATTAACATTACTAACATAATTTTATGTATAAATGATAAATTTTACTGGAATAAAATCTTATAACTCCTATAGAATTTCTACATAATTTAAAAATATGAATTAAAGTTTGCAGAAGAATTATTTTGAAACTGATGATTATTATTTTCTGTATATTTAGCTACTTGATTAAACACAAAAATACCTAAAGATGAAAGTATAACTATGATAAAAAATTTACTCAATAAATTATTATTTTGAATAGAGGCTTTCTCTCTTTTTGATAGAATTTTAGTTGTATTTATTTGAGAATTTTTAGAGATAGTTTTTTCAAAAAAATTTTTCGCTTGTTCTTTACTTCTTCTGCCTGTAATGATAAAATCTAAAGTGTTTCCTTGGGCATCTAAAGCTCGATATAAATATTTTTTACGTCCCTGCATTTTAAAAGGTATTTGTATAACTCTCCATCCTTTTTTACGTCTTCTTTCTGTTTCTTTAAATCTTTTCATCGCTAAAGGAGAATATTCAGTAACGAGATTATTAATCGTACGAGGATCGAGTTTAAAACCTCTTTGTTGCATAACTATTTTCAATTGAGAATAGCTTAATCTTTCTGTAAGATACCACTGAACACATAATAAGATTATTTCCTCTTTAATTTGATCCCAGGGATCATGACCCATGTTTCTCATGTACTATTTACCTCATTAAGCAGGTTTTATCTATAACAATATTAGTTCAATTATACCATAATTATCAATTTTTGGTTTTGTCAAAGATAAATATTATTTTTATTTTTCTGATTAATTATTGTTATAATATTATCGATATTCAAAATTTATTAAACTTAAATATTAACTACTTTTAACTGATAATTAAGTTTATCTAAAAATCCGAAACAACGCAATTATCTTCTTAAAATATAATATTAATGACGGCTATTTTTATTCATAATTTATGTTTTCAATATAATAATTATAAAGTATTTGACAATGTATCTTTAACAGTAAGTACCAATAGTAAAGTTGGTTTAATCGGTGCAAATGGAGCAGGAAAAACTACTTTATTTTTATCAATTTGTGGTGTTTTAAATCCCAATAAAGGAGAAATAAAGTTATTTAATAAAACTATATTTCCAAATAATTTTTATCCCGAAATAGGTTTGGTTTTTCAAAATCCTGATGATCAATTATTTTGTCCAACTGTGAAAGATGATATTATTTTTGGTGCTGAAAATTTAGGTTTATCTTCAGAAGAAATAGATAAAAAATTAATGGAAGTTTTACGATCGACAGGGATTGAACACCTACAAAATAGGATACCTCATGAGTTATCAGGAGGAGAAAAATGTATGGTAGCAATCGCATCGGTTTTAATTATGAATCCTCAAATTATTTTGTATGATGAGCCTAGTGCTAATTTAGATTTAAAAGCAAGACGTAGATTAATTAATTTTCTACAATCTTCTTGTCAAACCATCTTAATATCTTCCCATGATTTAGAGTTAATTTTAGAAGTATGCGATCGAGTAATTGTGATGAATAAAGGTAAAATTGTTGGTGATGGCAACCCTAGAGAAATTATGAGTGATGGTGATTTAATGACAGAAAATAACTTAGAAATTCCTCCTTCTTTAAAGAAAAAGTAAATGATTCTTAACAGTTAGTGGTACAAATCCAG from Geminocystis sp. NIES-3709 encodes the following:
- a CDS encoding O-antigen ligase, with the protein product MIVKDSLTNYFILLSGLIIVSCVFAYNKGEAWLGIAHLIPFFFLFLSLRTLITNYFHLYYIIFPIIFNSIIICFLGIGEVKFGWQTYDFIYKTLGWRLIAYGTPEGRMSSVFPHANPLSLYLTTALFFTLGLLIDRWKKNKFDQINFFLIFTLFFNSISLILTSSRNGWMITFLGFLAFAIYLQWHFILQLLTMGTIFISWASFGDLPGQSLLRKIIPSFVWARLSDQMYPDRPLSTLRSTQWDFCLDLIKNKPFFGWGLRNFSILYEEKTATYLGHPHNFFLMIGAETGLITLVVMMFIISKILWRGIIILTKFKSEKNKTIILFSYLVIFCGYVIYNLFDVSLFDLRLNILAWVILASISGINNIYNYSFNSNSIEKDNRY
- a CDS encoding energy-coupling factor ABC transporter ATP-binding protein, with amino-acid sequence MTAIFIHNLCFQYNNYKVFDNVSLTVSTNSKVGLIGANGAGKTTLFLSICGVLNPNKGEIKLFNKTIFPNNFYPEIGLVFQNPDDQLFCPTVKDDIIFGAENLGLSSEEIDKKLMEVLRSTGIEHLQNRIPHELSGGEKCMVAIASVLIMNPQIILYDEPSANLDLKARRRLINFLQSSCQTILISSHDLELILEVCDRVIVMNKGKIVGDGNPREIMSDGDLMTENNLEIPPSLKKK
- a CDS encoding DDE-type integrase/transposase/recombinase, coding for MGHDPWDQIKEEIILLCVQWYLTERLSYSQLKIVMQQRGFKLDPRTINNLVTEYSPLAMKRFKETERRRKKGWRVIQIPFKMQGRKKYLYRALDAQGNTLDFIITGRRSKEQAKNFFEKTISKNSQINTTKILSKREKASIQNNNLLSKFFIIVILSSLGIFVFNQVAKYTENNNHQFQNNSSANFNSYF